One window of the Cryptomeria japonica chromosome 7, Sugi_1.0, whole genome shotgun sequence genome contains the following:
- the LOC131856753 gene encoding germin-like protein subfamily 1 member 16: MKFLVIAVVLSIMNAGVYGADPDPLTDFAPGLKTFTLRNIFSNGDVTVDSGGVRAATSVAKFPAAASQGLQYVRFKMVPCGANLPHTHPRASEMLTLISGGPLQVGFVDTQGQAFIDILHPGDVTIFPRGTLHFELNIGSEEANYISALNSQNPGVVTSSVSILRLPLKIVATAFNITQQAVKKLDSTIYASATGLKKTSKSGCVPGRDITVDF; the protein is encoded by the exons ATGAAGTTTCTCGTTATTGCAGTTGTTCTTAGCATTATGAATGCAGGTGTTTATGGAGCAGACCCTGATCCGCTTACAGACTTCGCTCCTGGACTAAAAACCTTCACACTCCGCAACATTTTCTCTAATGGAGATGTTACTGTCGATTCGGGAGGAGTACGTGCTGCCACTTCAGTCGCCAAGTTTCCTGCCGCAGC ATCTCAGGGGCTGCAATATGTGAGGTTCAAGATGGTTCCGTGTGGAGCAAATCTACCACATACACATCCACGAGCTTCAGAAATGCTTACTCTTATCTCCGGAGGGCCTCTTCAAGTTGGTTTTGTTGACACTCAAG GTCAAGCTTTCATCGATATTTTGCATCCTGGAGATGTCACTATATTTCCGAGGGGTACACTCCATTTTGAGCTTAATATTGGAAGTGAAGAAGCTAATTATATCTCTGCTCTCAACAGCCAAAATCCTGGTGTCGTG ACGAGCAGCGTGTCAATATTGAGGCTTCCGTTGAAAATTGTGGCAACAGCTTTCAACATCACCCAACAAGCTGTGAAGAAATTAGATTCAACGATATATGCCAGTGCAACGGGACTGAAGAAAACATCCAAAAGCGGTTGCGTTCCAGGGAGAGATATTACTGTAgacttttaa